A stretch of the Lactuca sativa cultivar Salinas chromosome 9, Lsat_Salinas_v11, whole genome shotgun sequence genome encodes the following:
- the LOC111878888 gene encoding uncharacterized protein LOC111878888: MEERETPAANNAADLITFTDDFDSACSTPFVSAPSSPGRGAPSSYGGGFFYSAPASPIHFMLSSSSNMGSSNSGSSTPIEGAGGSFEFESHVVAPTGSMSSADELFLNGQIRPMKLSSHLQRPQVLAPLLDVDENEIGDGDGSDSEDKLGRGRDLKFRDRSKSLRRRARSMSPLRTNNAFQWLEEFEDGRESTEINEIKQKLEAEDKAKADEEVLDSETPPSGASSRSSSVGRSSKRWVFLKEFLYRSKSEGRNSTSSNGNHKFWRTSLSFSPSSNKDKKSADTSAMKNKATTPTTTTAGDGPPTAEAAKPTVRKAVNGVGINSKRRIARSAHELHYTTNRAQAEELRKKTYLPYKQGLLGCLGFSSKSYGAMNGFARALNPVSSR; the protein is encoded by the coding sequence ATGGAGGAACGCGAAACCCCTGCTGCTAACAATGCAGCTGATCTCATCACATTCACCGACGACTTCGACAGCGCTTGCTCCACTCCTTTTGTTAGTGCCCCGTCCAGTCCTGGCCGTGGAGCTCCCTCTTCTTACGGTGGTGGATTTTTCTACAGCGCTCCCGCAAGTCCTATACACTTTATGCTGTCTTCTTCTTCGAATATGGGTTCGTCAAACTCGGGTTCTTCTACTCCTATTGAAGGAGCTGGAGGATCTTTTGAGTTTGAGTCTCATGTTGTAGCTCCAACCGGATCCATGAGCTCCGCCGATGAGCTTTTCTTAAACGGCCAGATCCGTCCGATGAAGCTGTCGTCTCACCTTCAACGTCCTCAGGTACTAGCTCCATTGCTTGATGTTGACGAGAACGAGATCGGAGATGGAGATGGAAGTGACAGCGAGGATAAGCTTGGGAGAGGTAGAGATTTGAAGTTTCGAGACAGATCTAAGTCGTTAAGGAGAAGAGCTAGATCTATGTCGCCGTTGAGGACTAACAATGCATTTCAATGGCTGGAGGAATTTGAAGACGGAAGAGAATCAACGGAAATCAATGAAATCAAACAGAAATTAGAAGCAGAAGATAAAGCAAAAGCCGACGAAGAGGTTCTCGATAGCGAAACTCCGCCGTCCGGTGCTTCCTCAAGGTCGTCGTCCGTCGGCCGGAGCTCAAAACGGTGGGTGTTTTTGAAGGAATTTCTGTATAGAAGCAAGAGTGAAGGACGAAATAGTACTAGCAGCAACGGGAATCATAAGTTCTGGAGAACCTCATTGTCCTTTTCCCCTTCTTCTAACAAGGACAAGAAATCAGCCGACACATCGGCTATGAAGAATAAAGCGACAACtccaaccaccaccactgccggTGACGGACCTCCCACGGCGGAGGCGGCAAAACCCACCGTCAGAAAGGCCGTGAATGGGGTGGGGATAAACAGTAAACGGAGGATTGCTCGTTCGGCACACGAACTGCATTACACAACGAATCGAGCACAAGCAGAGGAGCTGAGGAAGAAAACCTATTTACCCTACAAGCAAGGCCTATTGGGATGTTTAGGGTTTAGCTCTAAAAGTTACGGAGCGATGAATGGATTTGCAAGAGCTTTGAACCCAGTTTCATCCAGGTAA